The Bacteroidota bacterium genome window below encodes:
- a CDS encoding Crp/Fnr family transcriptional regulator: protein MTFNKSQYQDLDCKGRSRCFDMLTDEEMEALEQSKLIVRYKKGEVIAKQGSSSSDILFLQDGFVKFYKEYPNTRTLSLIERKCNFIGLYSLFVETSTQYTLVALTDVVVCSFSKSLFEKLMHKNNAFAIETVKKINVKTLNTFNNLSNNSSKQMHGRLAWALLELSQSVFQSDSLKPELSRKDLAEFTNMSVMSVGRILRELNDENIIELKKDHIEITNKEKLVLLCKKG from the coding sequence ATGACATTTAACAAATCACAATATCAGGATTTAGACTGTAAAGGAAGGTCGCGCTGTTTCGACATGCTAACAGATGAGGAGATGGAGGCTTTGGAGCAATCTAAATTGATTGTTAGATATAAAAAAGGGGAGGTTATTGCCAAACAAGGGTCTTCGAGTAGTGATATCCTATTCTTACAGGACGGTTTTGTGAAATTTTATAAAGAATACCCAAATACACGAACTCTATCCCTTATTGAGCGAAAATGTAATTTTATCGGACTATACAGTCTTTTCGTTGAAACCTCGACTCAATACACCTTAGTTGCCCTGACTGATGTAGTTGTATGCAGCTTCAGCAAATCACTTTTTGAGAAACTTATGCATAAAAATAATGCCTTTGCAATAGAAACCGTAAAAAAAATAAACGTAAAGACATTAAACACATTCAACAATTTATCCAATAACTCATCAAAGCAGATGCATGGCCGCCTTGCCTGGGCACTGTTAGAGTTATCACAAAGTGTTTTTCAAAGCGATTCGTTAAAACCTGAATTAAGCCGTAAAGATTTGGCTGAATTTACAAATATGTCTGTAATGAGTGTTGGAAGGATACTTAGAGAGTTAAATGATGAAAACATTATAGAACTTAAAAAAGACCACATCGAGATTACAAATAAGGAAAAACTGGTTTTGCTTTGTAAAAAAGGATAA
- a CDS encoding RNA methyltransferase — translation MKEISSTQNSLIKELIQLKDKSRLRKKKGLFLIEGVRELSLALKGTYEIEKILFLPRIIDVAKIESLFYGKNIPELITITEEVYKKLAYRDTTEGIVAVGKSKSHDIDSLELKSSNPLILIGEGIEKPGNIGAILRTADAANIDAVIISNPKADLYNPNVIRSSVGCIFTNKVVAGTNEEVISWLKSNKVNVYSAALTASKPYHEVDFTGPTAIVVGTEATGLTGEWLEASTQNIIIPMEGEIDSMNVSVSAAIILFEAKRQRIQH, via the coding sequence ATTAAAGAAATATCCAGCACTCAAAACTCTTTGATTAAAGAGCTTATACAACTGAAAGATAAATCGAGATTAAGAAAGAAAAAAGGTCTCTTTTTGATTGAGGGAGTACGCGAGTTAAGCCTGGCATTAAAAGGAACTTACGAAATTGAAAAAATTCTATTCCTTCCCAGAATAATTGATGTAGCTAAGATTGAATCTTTGTTCTATGGTAAAAATATCCCTGAACTAATAACTATTACCGAAGAAGTTTATAAAAAGTTAGCTTATCGCGATACAACTGAGGGAATAGTAGCAGTTGGAAAGTCGAAAAGTCACGATATTGATAGTCTGGAGCTGAAGTCGTCTAACCCCCTTATTCTTATAGGGGAAGGAATTGAGAAGCCCGGGAATATTGGTGCTATTTTAAGAACAGCGGATGCTGCTAATATTGACGCTGTAATTATTTCAAACCCCAAGGCCGATTTATATAATCCGAATGTAATTCGCTCTAGTGTGGGGTGTATTTTTACCAATAAGGTTGTTGCCGGAACAAATGAAGAGGTTATTTCGTGGCTTAAAAGTAATAAAGTGAATGTTTATTCGGCTGCTTTAACGGCATCTAAACCATATCATGAAGTTGATTTCACCGGTCCGACAGCGATCGTTGTTGGAACTGAAGCAACCGGACTTACCGGTGAATGGCTTGAGGCTTCAACACAGAATATTATTATTCCAATGGAAGGGGAGATAGATTCGATGAATGTTTCTGTTTCTGCAGCTATTATTTTGTTTGAGGCGAAACGGCAGAGAATTCAACATTAA
- a CDS encoding monovalent cation/H+ antiporter complex subunit F, protein MDSSILIYTAVAISLVSVLVALVRFVKGPEKVDRVVAIDVISIIGITMILLLATLFKREIYIDVAIVYALLGFIGIIVISRFLKRGL, encoded by the coding sequence ATGGATAGTTCAATATTGATATACACAGCTGTAGCGATCAGTTTAGTCAGCGTTTTGGTAGCCTTAGTCAGATTTGTTAAGGGACCGGAAAAGGTAGATCGTGTTGTTGCTATCGATGTTATTTCTATCATTGGTATTACAATGATTTTATTGTTAGCAACATTGTTTAAAAGAGAGATTTATATTGATGTAGCCATAGTTTATGCATTACTTGGTTTTATTGGTATAATCGTTATTTCACGATTCTTAAAAAGAGGTTTGTAA
- a CDS encoding dihydrofolate reductase: MTVKLIVAKAENDAIGKGNDLIWRLPADLKFFKATTLGHTLIMGRKTFESIGKPLPGRTTIIITRDKGYKQEGCKIAHSIEEALSIVENDDSPFIAGGATIYQQALDSNLIDEMIITEVHSEFEADAFFPKFDLSAWKELAREKHTADEKNKYDYSFVSYRKI, encoded by the coding sequence ATGACAGTAAAGTTAATTGTTGCCAAAGCAGAAAACGATGCAATAGGAAAAGGAAACGACTTAATTTGGCGTTTACCTGCCGATTTAAAATTTTTTAAAGCCACTACTCTTGGACATACTCTTATTATGGGTCGTAAAACCTTTGAGTCAATTGGAAAACCACTGCCGGGCAGAACAACAATTATCATTACCAGAGATAAAGGATACAAGCAGGAAGGATGCAAAATAGCCCATTCTATCGAAGAAGCATTAAGTATTGTAGAAAACGATGACTCTCCATTTATAGCAGGAGGAGCTACAATATACCAACAGGCACTAGACAGCAATTTAATAGATGAAATGATTATTACGGAAGTTCATAGTGAATTTGAAGCCGATGCATTCTTTCCAAAATTTGATCTATCTGCATGGAAAGAACTCGCTCGAGAAAAACATACGGCCGATGAGAAAAACAAATATGATTATAGTTTTGTGAGCTATCGGAAAATTTAA
- the mnhG gene encoding monovalent cation/H(+) antiporter subunit G produces MGNIFELIGGVFLVLGSISLLIASVGLYRMPDFYNRIQIGTKASTFGVLLTIIGIAFIFPGWSPKLLAMLMFVLFTNPISSHVIARAAYFTKVPLSKETKVDKLQEVSEGHLKKVKTKE; encoded by the coding sequence ATGGGAAATATATTCGAATTAATAGGAGGTGTATTTCTGGTATTAGGTTCAATTTCATTACTGATAGCATCAGTTGGATTGTATCGTATGCCCGATTTTTACAACCGTATTCAGATAGGAACTAAAGCTTCTACATTTGGAGTATTGCTTACCATTATTGGTATAGCTTTCATCTTTCCGGGATGGTCTCCAAAATTATTGGCAATGTTGATGTTTGTATTGTTTACAAACCCTATATCATCTCACGTAATTGCTCGTGCAGCTTATTTCACGAAAGTTCCGCTTTCTAAAGAAACAAAGGTTGACAAATTGCAGGAAGTGAGCGAAGGACATTTGAAAAAAGTAAAAACTAAAGAATAG
- the hypE gene encoding hydrogenase expression/formation protein HypE: MNDLVEKSPFPDMDSERITLAHGSGGKLTNRLLDNGVFKLFDNDKLQKRDDGAVFNMNGDIAFSTDSFVISPIFFPGGDIGELAVNGTVNDVAMTGGIPKYISLAFIIEEGMLVSDLWKILLSIKSAADKSGVQIVTGDTKVVEKGHGDQIFINTTGVGEMHPKAELDMSKISTGDKIIISGNVANHGIAILSKREGLEFESEIESDTVNLNYLVKEILDKHGSAVKLFRDPTRGGVATVLNEIAIQTKTGISINSDEIPVEKQVNGACELFGLDPLYVANEGIMITIVDPSEADKILSTMQNLPEGVNSKIIGEITSEHIGKVVSNGIFGGARVVSMPIAEQLPRIC; encoded by the coding sequence ATGAACGACCTTGTAGAAAAATCCCCCTTTCCCGACATGGATAGCGAAAGAATCACTCTCGCACACGGCAGTGGTGGCAAACTCACAAACAGACTTCTCGACAACGGTGTTTTTAAGCTTTTCGACAATGATAAACTTCAAAAGCGTGACGACGGAGCTGTTTTCAACATGAATGGAGATATTGCTTTCTCTACAGACAGTTTTGTTATCTCTCCAATATTTTTTCCGGGAGGCGATATAGGAGAATTAGCAGTTAATGGAACTGTTAATGATGTGGCGATGACCGGAGGTATTCCAAAATATATTTCACTGGCATTTATAATTGAAGAAGGAATGTTGGTTTCAGACCTGTGGAAAATTTTACTATCCATAAAATCGGCTGCAGATAAATCGGGAGTACAAATAGTAACCGGCGATACAAAAGTTGTAGAAAAAGGTCATGGTGATCAGATTTTCATAAACACAACCGGTGTTGGTGAAATGCATCCAAAGGCTGAACTTGACATGAGTAAAATTTCAACTGGTGACAAAATAATAATAAGCGGAAATGTAGCTAACCACGGAATCGCAATCCTTTCAAAAAGAGAAGGACTGGAATTTGAATCAGAAATTGAAAGCGATACAGTTAATTTAAACTATCTGGTAAAAGAAATCCTTGACAAGCACGGAAGCGCCGTCAAACTATTTCGCGATCCTACAAGAGGTGGTGTTGCTACGGTTCTTAATGAAATAGCGATTCAGACCAAAACCGGGATCAGCATAAACTCTGATGAAATACCCGTTGAAAAACAGGTTAATGGTGCTTGTGAACTTTTCGGACTGGATCCATTATATGTTGCAAACGAAGGTATCATGATCACAATAGTAGATCCTTCTGAAGCAGATAAAATCCTATCCACAATGCAAAACCTCCCTGAGGGTGTTAATTCAAAAATAATCGGAGAAATTACAAGCGAGCATATAGGAAAAGTTGTAAGCAACGGAATTTTTGGAGGTGCCAGAGTTGTAAGTATGCCCATTGCTGAACAATTACCGAGGATATGCTAA
- a CDS encoding Na+/H+ antiporter subunit E, translating into MKNYALMFLTLMAFWLLLNNSASMEVLAIGAGVSLLVSLIFCSKCEVFSSISLSPKAIIASISFVIVFVGALIKANLSITKRVLSPALPINPGIVKVKTTLKSKMGRMVLANAITLTPGTFTLEMDGEDLYIHWVDVKSGETEESTREIVSSFEKYLEVMYG; encoded by the coding sequence ATGAAGAATTATGCACTAATGTTTTTGACTTTGATGGCATTCTGGCTTTTGCTGAATAATTCAGCGAGCATGGAAGTTTTAGCTATCGGAGCTGGTGTAAGTTTGCTTGTATCATTGATTTTCTGCTCAAAATGCGAGGTATTTAGCTCTATTTCCTTAAGTCCTAAGGCGATAATTGCTTCAATTTCTTTCGTAATTGTATTTGTAGGAGCTTTGATAAAAGCCAATTTAAGCATCACAAAGAGAGTTCTTTCTCCAGCTTTACCAATTAATCCTGGTATTGTGAAGGTAAAGACTACGTTGAAGTCAAAGATGGGAAGAATGGTATTGGCTAATGCAATTACTCTTACGCCCGGTACATTTACTTTAGAAATGGATGGAGAAGATTTGTACATCCACTGGGTAGACGTAAAATCGGGTGAAACTGAAGAAAGTACAAGAGAAATTGTTTCGTCTTTTGAAAAATATTTAGAGGTAATGTATGGATAG
- a CDS encoding hydrogenase subunit MbhD domain-containing protein yields MLTVLAAILGIASMVGAYFAIHSKKLTVAIIATGIVGMIASILFLLLAAPDVAMTEASIGSALTTAIFFFTLNKIRQTNG; encoded by the coding sequence ATGTTAACTGTTTTAGCTGCAATTTTAGGAATAGCAAGTATGGTAGGAGCATATTTCGCAATTCACAGTAAAAAATTAACTGTTGCTATAATCGCTACAGGTATTGTAGGTATGATTGCATCAATTTTGTTCTTGTTATTGGCAGCACCCGATGTTGCAATGACAGAAGCATCTATTGGTAGCGCCCTTACTACTGCAATATTTTTCTTCACTTTAAACAAAATAAGACAAACAAATGGATAA
- a CDS encoding proton-conducting transporter membrane subunit: MVGPIYIIALALGLAFFLGFFGKSLKTVSGYLMLAGLAFMTFVSGQWLMAFVNGSETTQEIFTAGFKPPYSINLRMGMDEAAFTFLVNLAGLLGGTYLFQTLKKVGNASMSVFLVLIMSLNVIIMTRDLFNLFVFVEIGSIATAGLIILDKTSKSLQAGLKYMIATGVISGLLLIGIIFAYYFAGSLNIDSIIAANIGATKAGAVAVFLIVAVLVLELKPFPANGWGLDVYESANPGIGAMVSAGVATASLFVLYKVLPMAGADWYQYIVIIGLLTFVGSNLVGTQQNNANRLLGYSSIGQIGLVMTVIGLEPVLGESFKFIAFALLLNHFLAKAGLFWISGIIKKQNIASWSVLRKNSALLTMFIFAVFALIGFPPFPSLFAKYELVMGLVSSNNAWIAAVILIGSFAEGIYIFRWVGDVLKNENSEEETINIEWNKFIPAALTTVALVAAGFMSVSYVEGAYAAYFIPLAFILVIGLIDFLPAFVKNTVSIAGMAYYSYILYPLIEGDLMRTIFFAIFMLGGILTLVVGYNKSGKREGFYPAALLMYAGLATIITADNMFGFFFGWELMTAGSYFLIIRGKRSKPHAYSYMLFSVAGAYLILLGFGFAFAGGATQSLTALGDITLLPSLAYTLLAVGFMTKTASLGLHIWLPGAHGEAESDVSPMVSAVLLKAGVFGLMLLFLNMGNNGDTLLFVLGWVGAFTALVGNLAATFQEDAKRMLAYSSIGQLGYILFAIAMMTQLGWLAGFTYVINHFLFKAILFMVIGGIVAKLHTHNLYEMGGLIKKMPLSFTAVLIGIITLSGVPPLSGFAGKWLFYNAVVLKGWYIQGVIVFFAGTIAFMYAFKLIHSIFLGQLKDNHRNMTEISPSILIPAYILIAGIFYFSAFPQDILEPIGNMLAGLNLAGDPVVWNADGLATTLLSHWNGTAVMIIILTMFVLVLGYLWLITGKTKKLEQFNIAYSAETPFRPETTHVSYNMFAGLNKAIGFLVAPKITNFWNKVSTMVLDFAGMVKRLYGGNGQVYAVQIIVYIVVFYLIALG; this comes from the coding sequence ATGGTAGGACCAATATATATTATAGCACTTGCACTCGGACTTGCATTTTTTCTCGGATTTTTCGGGAAATCTTTAAAAACCGTATCTGGTTATTTAATGTTGGCAGGTCTGGCATTTATGACTTTTGTTTCGGGGCAATGGCTTATGGCGTTTGTAAACGGTAGCGAAACAACGCAGGAAATTTTCACAGCAGGATTTAAACCTCCATACTCAATTAACCTGAGAATGGGAATGGACGAAGCAGCGTTTACTTTCTTAGTAAACTTAGCTGGTCTTTTAGGTGGTACTTACCTGTTCCAGACTCTTAAGAAAGTTGGGAATGCTTCAATGAGTGTTTTCCTGGTTCTTATTATGAGTTTGAACGTAATAATAATGACACGAGATCTTTTCAACCTTTTCGTATTCGTTGAGATTGGAAGTATCGCTACTGCAGGATTGATTATTTTGGATAAAACTTCAAAATCTCTTCAGGCAGGTTTGAAATACATGATTGCTACAGGAGTAATTTCAGGATTGCTTTTAATCGGAATTATATTCGCATATTACTTTGCAGGTAGTTTGAATATAGATAGCATTATTGCTGCAAACATCGGCGCTACAAAAGCGGGAGCTGTTGCAGTATTCTTAATAGTTGCTGTTTTGGTACTTGAGTTAAAACCTTTCCCTGCAAACGGATGGGGACTTGACGTGTACGAAAGTGCTAACCCGGGTATCGGTGCAATGGTATCGGCTGGTGTTGCAACTGCAAGTTTGTTTGTTCTTTATAAAGTTCTTCCAATGGCGGGAGCTGATTGGTATCAGTATATCGTAATTATTGGATTGTTAACTTTTGTAGGTTCAAACCTAGTTGGTACACAACAAAACAATGCAAACCGTTTGTTGGGTTATTCTTCAATCGGACAAATTGGATTGGTAATGACTGTTATCGGACTTGAGCCTGTATTAGGTGAAAGTTTCAAGTTCATCGCATTTGCATTGTTGCTTAACCACTTTTTGGCAAAAGCCGGATTGTTCTGGATTTCAGGAATCATCAAAAAACAAAACATAGCTTCATGGTCGGTTCTACGTAAGAATTCGGCATTGCTTACTATGTTTATTTTCGCTGTATTTGCGCTTATCGGATTTCCTCCATTCCCGTCTTTATTTGCAAAATACGAGCTTGTTATGGGCTTAGTATCTTCTAATAATGCATGGATTGCTGCTGTTATCCTTATAGGATCATTTGCTGAAGGAATTTATATTTTCCGCTGGGTAGGTGATGTATTGAAAAATGAAAACTCTGAGGAAGAAACAATCAACATAGAGTGGAATAAATTTATTCCTGCTGCATTGACTACTGTGGCTCTTGTAGCTGCCGGATTCATGTCGGTTTCTTATGTTGAAGGAGCTTATGCTGCTTACTTTATTCCTTTGGCATTCATTTTAGTAATTGGATTGATTGATTTCCTTCCTGCATTTGTAAAGAACACTGTTTCTATTGCAGGTATGGCTTATTACTCATATATACTTTACCCACTTATCGAGGGTGATTTAATGCGTACAATTTTCTTCGCAATCTTTATGCTTGGAGGTATTCTTACTCTTGTAGTTGGATACAACAAGTCAGGAAAACGCGAAGGGTTTTACCCGGCCGCTTTATTAATGTACGCAGGTCTGGCAACTATCATTACTGCTGATAATATGTTTGGATTCTTCTTTGGATGGGAATTAATGACCGCAGGTTCTTATTTCTTAATTATCCGTGGAAAACGCTCTAAACCTCATGCATATTCTTATATGTTGTTCTCTGTAGCAGGAGCTTACCTGATTCTGTTAGGATTTGGATTTGCCTTTGCTGGAGGAGCTACTCAGTCGTTGACTGCTCTTGGAGATATTACTTTATTACCATCACTTGCATATACTTTATTGGCTGTTGGTTTTATGACAAAAACTGCTTCTTTGGGTCTTCATATTTGGTTGCCCGGAGCACACGGTGAGGCCGAGTCTGATGTTTCGCCAATGGTGTCGGCAGTATTACTTAAAGCCGGTGTATTTGGATTGATGTTGTTGTTCCTTAACATGGGCAATAACGGTGATACTTTATTGTTTGTACTTGGTTGGGTTGGAGCTTTCACTGCATTAGTAGGAAACTTAGCTGCAACATTCCAGGAGGATGCTAAACGTATGTTGGCTTACTCTTCTATCGGACAATTAGGATACATTTTATTTGCTATTGCAATGATGACTCAACTTGGATGGTTAGCAGGTTTCACTTACGTGATAAACCACTTCTTGTTCAAAGCTATTCTGTTTATGGTGATTGGTGGTATTGTAGCAAAACTACATACTCACAACCTATACGAAATGGGAGGTTTAATTAAGAAAATGCCTTTATCTTTCACAGCAGTATTAATTGGTATCATCACTTTATCAGGTGTGCCGCCGTTATCAGGATTTGCCGGAAAATGGTTGTTCTACAACGCTGTTGTTCTTAAAGGATGGTATATCCAGGGTGTGATAGTATTCTTTGCAGGTACAATAGCATTTATGTACGCATTTAAACTTATACACTCTATTTTCTTGGGTCAGTTGAAAGACAACCACAGAAATATGACTGAGATAAGTCCTTCTATATTGATTCCGGCTTATATTTTGATTGCAGGTATATTCTATTTCTCTGCATTCCCTCAGGATATTTTGGAACCAATAGGAAATATGTTAGCCGGATTAAACCTAGCAGGCGATCCTGTAGTTTGGAACGCTGACGGATTAGCAACAACTCTTTTAAGTCACTGGAACGGGACAGCTGTTATGATTATTATCTTAACAATGTTTGTTTTAGTACTTGGATACCTTTGGTTGATTACAGGTAAAACTAAGAAACTTGAGCAATTCAATATTGCTTATTCTGCCGAGACACCTTTCCGTCCTGAGACTACTCATGTTTCTTATAACATGTTTGCCGGATTGAATAAAGCAATCGGATTTTTAGTAGCACCAAAGATTACAAATTTCTGGAACAAAGTAAGTACTATGGTACTCGACTTTGCAGGAATGGTTAAGAGATTGTACGGCGGGAACGGACAGGTTTACGCAGTTCAAATCATTGTTTACATTGTAGTATTCTACCTAATTGCATTAGGATAA
- a CDS encoding sodium:proton antiporter, with protein MEYIIISTGFALTIFGLYGLLSQKNMIKMILGFSIFTTGINIVMVAIGYIKGGTAPILDEAGKEIGKFVDPLPQALVLTSIVIGLGVTAMMLAYVMKLYKDKKSLNINDYKDLKW; from the coding sequence ATGGAATATATAATTATATCAACAGGTTTTGCGCTTACAATTTTCGGATTGTATGGTTTATTATCGCAAAAAAATATGATTAAGATGATTCTTGGATTCTCAATATTTACCACTGGTATTAATATTGTGATGGTTGCCATAGGATACATCAAAGGCGGAACAGCTCCAATATTGGACGAAGCCGGAAAAGAAATCGGGAAATTCGTTGATCCTTTACCTCAGGCATTAGTATTAACATCAATTGTAATCGGACTTGGAGTTACGGCAATGATGCTTGCTTATGTAATGAAACTTTATAAGGACAAGAAGAGTTTGAATATAAATGACTATAAAGATTTAAAATGGTAG
- a CDS encoding complex I subunit 1 family protein, giving the protein MNYDITKFLWSLLGIFIVMNWGMLMSSTMRRVGARLAGRIGVPMYQPWVDLIKLISLKTWLSHGFMFYIGPAFRLVGGIGMFLFMPVLFSPDLSSVWSNYSFAGDLILLLYFQSFGMLGMALGASESGSPHAAIGISRGLSQFAAVEVPMTLAVIAIAIQHQTFSFHEIMAAQQGGIMNWTLFTNPLASIAGMLAMLGAMSHSPFNLVKAPNEIPIGPPTEYHASFLSVLRTNSAIIHVVEAALFMNLFFGGADSWLMYIVKTFFVYFISVFVGMVFPRFKIEDSVRWFLKWPTAIGIIAVLVAAYWK; this is encoded by the coding sequence ATGAATTACGATATAACAAAATTTTTATGGTCATTGTTGGGGATTTTCATCGTCATGAATTGGGGGATGTTAATGTCGTCAACAATGCGTAGAGTAGGGGCAAGACTTGCAGGTAGAATCGGAGTGCCGATGTACCAGCCATGGGTTGACCTGATTAAACTAATAAGTTTAAAGACGTGGTTGTCTCACGGTTTTATGTTCTACATAGGCCCTGCATTCCGTCTTGTAGGAGGTATTGGGATGTTTCTTTTCATGCCGGTACTATTCTCGCCCGATTTATCATCGGTATGGAGTAATTACTCTTTCGCCGGCGATTTAATCCTTTTACTTTATTTCCAGTCGTTCGGTATGTTGGGAATGGCACTTGGAGCATCAGAAAGTGGTTCGCCACACGCAGCTATCGGTATCTCTCGTGGATTATCGCAGTTTGCTGCTGTTGAAGTTCCAATGACATTAGCAGTAATAGCTATTGCTATTCAACACCAAACATTCTCTTTCCACGAAATTATGGCTGCGCAGCAGGGTGGAATTATGAACTGGACTTTATTCACAAATCCATTAGCTTCTATAGCGGGAATGTTGGCAATGTTGGGTGCTATGAGTCACTCACCGTTCAACCTGGTTAAGGCTCCAAACGAAATTCCGATTGGACCACCAACCGAATACCATGCTTCATTCTTAAGCGTATTGAGAACTAACAGTGCAATTATTCACGTTGTTGAGGCTGCATTGTTCATGAACCTTTTCTTCGGAGGAGCAGATTCGTGGTTGATGTACATCGTTAAGACTTTCTTCGTGTACTTTATCTCAGTATTTGTAGGAATGGTTTTCCCTCGATTCAAAATCGAAGATTCTGTACGTTGGTTCCTTAAGTGGCCAACAGCAATCGGGATAATCGCTGTACTGGTAGCAGCATATTGGAAGTAA
- a CDS encoding Na(+)/H(+) antiporter subunit B, translating to MDKKTLIALLVAAMAVVLFPLYESYQGSEVLSEVGQYYADNGVEDTGAQNLVTSVVVTYRGLDTLGEVTILFLAASVISFFLSFSKEERIENRQVRSITEILTTSTQVLVPMIYMFGVYIFVNGHLTPGGGFQGGAVIASGTLLMFLSNPKFELNHKIIHFVESTSGLVFVLIGVIGALMMDGGFLSNKIAGYGFGQVGTILSAGAIPIIYTFLGLKVGTELSNVLGIFVESQNEK from the coding sequence ATGGATAAGAAAACATTGATAGCGCTGTTAGTAGCAGCAATGGCCGTTGTTCTTTTTCCTTTGTACGAGTCGTATCAGGGAAGTGAAGTATTAAGCGAAGTAGGACAATATTACGCCGATAACGGCGTGGAAGATACAGGAGCACAAAACCTGGTTACATCGGTAGTTGTAACTTATCGTGGTCTTGATACCTTAGGAGAGGTGACAATATTATTCCTGGCTGCTTCGGTAATTTCATTCTTCTTGAGCTTTAGCAAAGAAGAAAGAATAGAAAATCGTCAGGTAAGAAGTATTACTGAGATATTAACAACATCTACTCAGGTTTTAGTGCCTATGATTTATATGTTTGGTGTTTACATATTTGTCAACGGGCACCTAACTCCTGGAGGAGGATTTCAAGGGGGAGCTGTAATAGCTTCAGGAACTTTATTGATGTTCTTGTCTAATCCGAAATTCGAACTAAATCACAAAATAATACACTTTGTTGAATCTACTTCAGGTTTAGTATTCGTGTTGATTGGTGTTATTGGTGCATTGATGATGGATGGTGGATTCCTTTCAAACAAGATTGCCGGATATGGATTTGGTCAGGTAGGTACAATTCTTAGTGCCGGTGCAATTCCTATTATCTACACATTCTTAGGATTGAAAGTAGGAACGGAATTATCGAATGTTCTTGGAATTTTTGTTGAATCGCAAAACGAGAAATAA
- a CDS encoding GNAT family N-acetyltransferase: protein MLKIKEIEYNSDEYIASVDLRDKILRKPIGLKFTEEFLAKDVRDFHIGAFISGKLVSILILSPVNTHEIKMRQVAVDNSLSGQGIGSKLVEYSEKFSRQKGFRTMLLHARESAMEFYKKLNYKVVGEKFFEVGIAHFKMEKAL, encoded by the coding sequence GTGCTAAAAATAAAAGAAATAGAATATAACTCTGATGAATACATCGCTTCAGTAGACCTTAGAGATAAAATATTACGTAAACCAATAGGCTTAAAATTTACTGAGGAGTTTTTAGCCAAAGATGTCCGAGATTTCCACATAGGCGCTTTTATCAGTGGCAAACTGGTTTCCATATTAATTTTATCCCCGGTAAATACGCACGAAATTAAAATGCGGCAGGTAGCTGTTGACAATTCTTTATCAGGACAGGGAATTGGGTCGAAACTTGTTGAGTATTCAGAAAAATTCTCAAGACAAAAGGGGTTTAGAACAATGTTACTTCACGCAAGAGAATCGGCTATGGAATTTTATAAAAAACTCAATTATAAAGTGGTTGGAGAAAAGTTTTTCGAAGTTGGAATAGCCCACTTTAAAATGGAAAAGGCTCTGTAA